A region of Nitrospinota bacterium DNA encodes the following proteins:
- a CDS encoding acetyl-CoA carboxylase biotin carboxyl carrier protein has product MDLSELKKLIRMFEESKISELELEREGSRVRMSKGGAVVAHAPAIVHHVAPAHAPAAPAAGGQPEAATQESESKNHIVRSPIVGTFYRAPSPTNPPYVEEGDIVQKGDRLCIIEAMKLMNEIESDAAGRIVKICAENGKPVEFNQPLFEIAPL; this is encoded by the coding sequence ATGGATCTTTCCGAGCTTAAGAAACTTATCCGAATGTTCGAAGAGAGCAAGATCTCGGAGTTGGAGCTGGAACGGGAAGGCTCCCGTGTCAGGATGAGCAAGGGCGGGGCTGTTGTGGCCCATGCCCCGGCCATTGTCCATCACGTGGCGCCAGCCCACGCCCCGGCCGCGCCAGCCGCTGGCGGCCAGCCGGAAGCGGCTACGCAAGAGAGTGAATCCAAAAACCATATCGTCCGCTCTCCTATCGTGGGCACTTTCTACCGGGCCCCGTCGCCCACCAACCCGCCATATGTGGAAGAGGGTGACATCGTTCAAAAAGGCGACCGGCTTTGCATAATAGAGGCCATGAAGCTTATGAACGAGATCGAGAGCGACGCCGCCGGGCGCATAGTGAAGATTTGCGCGGAAAACGGCAAGCCTGTGGAGTTCAACCAGCCCCTGTTCGAGATAGCGCCGCTTTAA
- a CDS encoding MBL fold metallo-hydrolase — MELYLLGTGTCHPAPGRTPPCYYLNAGPERFIIDPGPGAVSRMVEAGVDPFDVEAILITHLHLDHCADLLPYLFTYKNCVEGPKRDVHILAPLEFRTAFAKLMDVFGQWVISDDYRIEIVEMSSDTWEAPGYAIRSLPMLHSANAVGFRVEKPGGPSFAYSGDSGYCQELLELAAGVDLLLAECSFPEDDAMEGHLSAGELAQVAVASGCKRLALTHMTPKVNPAKAVEAVRKGGYRGEVFAGHDGMRIKF; from the coding sequence GTGGAGCTTTACCTTCTCGGCACAGGAACATGCCACCCGGCGCCGGGAAGAACCCCTCCCTGCTACTACCTTAACGCTGGCCCCGAACGGTTCATAATAGACCCGGGGCCGGGCGCCGTAAGCCGCATGGTGGAGGCGGGGGTGGATCCTTTCGATGTGGAAGCCATCCTCATCACCCATCTGCATCTGGACCATTGCGCCGACCTTCTGCCATATCTTTTTACCTATAAAAACTGCGTTGAAGGACCCAAACGGGATGTCCATATCCTGGCCCCGCTGGAGTTCCGCACCGCTTTCGCTAAACTGATGGATGTGTTCGGCCAATGGGTGATCAGCGACGATTACCGGATAGAGATAGTGGAAATGAGTTCGGATACCTGGGAGGCCCCCGGTTACGCCATCCGGTCGCTCCCCATGCTTCATTCGGCTAACGCCGTGGGGTTCCGGGTGGAGAAACCCGGCGGGCCCTCGTTCGCGTATTCTGGGGACTCCGGCTATTGCCAGGAGCTTTTAGAGCTTGCCGCCGGGGTGGACCTGTTGCTGGCGGAATGTTCATTCCCGGAAGATGACGCCATGGAAGGGCATCTTTCAGCCGGTGAACTGGCCCAGGTTGCCGTGGCATCGGGATGCAAACGGCTGGCGCTGACCCACATGACGCCGAAGGTTAACCCGGCCAAGGCTGTGGAGGCCGTGCGAAAGGGCGGGTACCGGGGCGAGGTTTTCGCGGGTCATGACGGTATGCGGATAAAGTTTTAG
- the mtaB gene encoding tRNA (N(6)-L-threonylcarbamoyladenosine(37)-C(2))-methylthiotransferase MtaB, with amino-acid sequence MRKVSFETLGCRFNQFETAEMAYELSQAGFTAADEGERADVVVINTCTVTGKSDARCRAAIRKARADNPGAKVVVAGCLSEMYPEKVAAEEGVNLVLGNVSKFELSSALKKLEGWKNGPLVITGGEQSGVLPVRPVTNLAGRTNAYIKIQTGCGEVCSFCVVRISRGASVCAEPGAIVNQVRAMAGAGVREVVLTGINLGQYLFDGLSLPGLIRKILNKTDVERIRLSSVNPQHVSDELVGLIAGSARICRHLHIPAQSGSAKVLTLMRRPYSPEFYEGLVNNLARNIPGIGIGADVMVGFPGETETEFTETFDLLNRSPLMMLHVFTYSPRKGTDAFEMSGRPVKDELKRRAGLLKALSAEKRAQAGEKMAGQTLYVLVENTRTARGQLKGFTDNYFPTVFDGPDSLMNTIAPVKILSASATGLSGEFIG; translated from the coding sequence ATGCGCAAGGTATCGTTTGAAACGCTTGGGTGCCGGTTCAACCAGTTCGAGACGGCGGAAATGGCCTACGAACTGTCACAGGCCGGTTTCACCGCCGCCGATGAGGGTGAGCGGGCGGATGTGGTGGTGATAAACACCTGCACCGTCACCGGCAAAAGTGACGCCCGGTGCCGCGCCGCCATAAGGAAAGCCAGGGCCGACAATCCCGGCGCCAAGGTGGTGGTGGCCGGATGCCTGTCTGAAATGTATCCGGAGAAAGTGGCCGCGGAAGAAGGGGTTAACCTTGTGTTGGGGAACGTCTCCAAGTTCGAGCTTTCCTCGGCGTTGAAAAAACTGGAGGGGTGGAAGAACGGTCCGCTGGTCATCACCGGGGGAGAACAATCCGGAGTCCTGCCTGTGAGGCCTGTGACAAACCTTGCGGGGCGCACTAACGCCTATATAAAAATCCAAACTGGATGCGGCGAGGTTTGCTCTTTCTGCGTGGTGCGAATCAGCCGTGGCGCCAGCGTGTGCGCCGAGCCTGGGGCCATCGTAAACCAGGTGAGGGCCATGGCCGGGGCTGGCGTGAGGGAGGTGGTGCTGACCGGCATAAACCTGGGCCAATACCTTTTCGATGGGCTGAGCCTGCCGGGGCTTATCAGGAAAATCCTGAATAAAACGGATGTGGAAAGGATACGGCTCTCCAGTGTTAACCCGCAACACGTCAGCGATGAGCTTGTCGGGCTCATCGCCGGGTCAGCCAGGATTTGCAGGCATCTGCACATTCCGGCGCAGAGCGGTTCAGCCAAAGTACTTACGCTGATGCGCAGGCCCTACTCCCCCGAATTTTATGAGGGTCTTGTAAACAACCTGGCCCGGAACATACCGGGAATAGGCATAGGGGCAGACGTGATGGTAGGTTTCCCCGGCGAAACGGAAACGGAGTTCACGGAAACCTTCGATTTACTCAACCGTTCGCCGCTGATGATGTTGCATGTTTTCACATACTCGCCCAGAAAAGGAACCGACGCTTTCGAAATGAGCGGCAGGCCCGTGAAGGATGAATTGAAACGCCGCGCCGGGCTTCTAAAAGCGTTGTCGGCGGAGAAACGGGCCCAGGCCGGGGAGAAAATGGCGGGGCAAACCCTGTACGTCCTGGTGGAGAACACGCGGACGGCCCGGGGCCAGCTTAAAGGGTTCACCGACAACTATTTCCCCACGGTTTTCGATGGGCCGGACAGCCTGATGAACACCATAGCCCCGGTGAAAATCCTATCCGCCTCAGCCACCGGGCTTTCCGGTGAGTTCATAGGTTAG
- the accC gene encoding acetyl-CoA carboxylase biotin carboxylase subunit, whose amino-acid sequence MFKKILIANRGEIAIRIIRACKELGISTVAVHSTADEHALHVRFADEAVCIGPAPSSESYLKIPAIISTAEITGADAIHPGYGYLAENAHFAEVCESCHITFIGPKPSHISLMGHKSAARQTAMEAGVPVIPGSKQTLESLEDAKSIAGEIGYPVMLKAAAGGGGRGMRMITGEKELEAIFEVVRSEAATAFGDPNVYIEKLIVNPKHIEIQIMADAFGNVIHLGERDCSVQRRHQKLIEETPSVTMPQKVREAMIKHALAIAKKIGYQSLGTVEFLYDGKDDFYFIEMNTRIQVEHTVTESVTGLDLVKEQIRIAAGEKFRYGQNEVREYGHSIECRINAEDPFTFVPCAGKLTGLNIPGGPGVRVDTALFSDAVIPPYYDSLVAKLIVHGIDRAEALAKMNRALSEFHVAGIKTTIPLLQHVLSTEEFLSGGYHTGSLERILAAR is encoded by the coding sequence ATGTTCAAAAAGATACTTATCGCCAACCGTGGCGAAATAGCCATACGCATCATCCGCGCCTGCAAAGAGCTGGGGATAAGCACCGTAGCGGTGCATTCCACGGCGGACGAACATGCGTTGCATGTGCGGTTCGCCGACGAAGCGGTATGCATCGGCCCCGCGCCATCTTCGGAGAGTTATCTTAAAATCCCAGCTATCATCAGCACCGCCGAGATCACGGGGGCCGACGCTATCCATCCCGGTTACGGCTATCTGGCGGAAAACGCCCATTTCGCCGAGGTGTGCGAATCTTGCCACATAACCTTCATCGGCCCCAAACCTTCGCACATAAGCCTGATGGGGCACAAGTCCGCCGCGCGGCAAACGGCCATGGAGGCGGGCGTGCCCGTGATACCCGGATCCAAACAGACACTGGAGAGCCTGGAAGACGCTAAAAGCATCGCCGGGGAAATCGGTTATCCCGTAATGCTGAAAGCGGCGGCGGGCGGCGGAGGGCGCGGGATGCGCATGATCACCGGCGAGAAGGAGCTGGAGGCCATTTTCGAGGTTGTGCGTTCCGAGGCGGCCACGGCTTTCGGCGACCCCAACGTTTACATAGAAAAGCTTATCGTAAACCCCAAGCACATAGAAATACAGATAATGGCCGACGCTTTCGGCAACGTTATCCACCTTGGGGAGCGGGATTGTTCGGTACAGCGCCGTCACCAGAAGCTGATAGAGGAAACCCCTTCGGTCACCATGCCCCAGAAGGTGCGCGAGGCCATGATAAAGCACGCCCTGGCCATCGCTAAAAAAATTGGCTACCAGAGCCTTGGCACTGTGGAGTTCCTGTACGACGGGAAAGACGACTTCTACTTCATCGAGATGAACACCAGGATACAGGTGGAGCATACCGTTACCGAGAGCGTTACCGGGCTGGACCTTGTGAAAGAGCAAATCCGCATCGCCGCCGGCGAGAAATTTAGATACGGCCAGAACGAGGTCCGCGAATACGGCCATAGCATTGAATGCCGCATAAACGCGGAAGACCCTTTTACCTTCGTGCCATGCGCCGGAAAGCTGACGGGGCTGAACATCCCCGGCGGCCCGGGCGTACGGGTGGATACGGCGCTGTTCAGCGATGCGGTGATACCCCCATATTACGACTCGCTGGTGGCCAAGCTGATAGTCCACGGGATAGACCGCGCCGAGGCGCTGGCCAAGATGAACCGGGCTTTGTCCGAATTCCACGTGGCGGGAATCAAGACCACAATCCCCCTGCTCCAGCACGTGTTATCCACCGAGGAGTTTTTAAGCGGGGGGTATCATACGGGAAGCCTGGAGCGGATACTGGCCGCCAGGTGA
- a CDS encoding ankyrin repeat domain-containing protein — MSIETVVLAIVILALAAKAVMSYSNKDMRLVKAAGDGDMDATLGLLEKGVDINVKLGNGSTPLTTAVEKGQAEMARALLNRGANPNIPGAYGETALIKSIRVGDEDIFWELLRAGADVTARDDDGLTALMTAAEFGDEDFVKTLLDKGAGANTGDVENFTPLMGAAQNGGAQIIRLLIQRGAQVDAKDKFGFTALHYATQADGAEAVIALLEAGADPKVKNNEGKTPANIAGEEENEAAIAALKRAGG; from the coding sequence ATGTCAATTGAAACGGTAGTTCTGGCGATAGTTATCCTGGCGCTGGCCGCCAAGGCCGTCATGTCTTACTCCAATAAAGACATGAGGCTTGTAAAAGCCGCTGGCGATGGTGATATGGATGCTACGCTAGGGTTGCTGGAAAAGGGTGTGGATATAAATGTGAAGCTGGGTAACGGTAGCACCCCGCTTACAACAGCGGTGGAAAAGGGGCAGGCGGAGATGGCCAGGGCCCTGTTAAACCGGGGCGCCAACCCGAACATACCCGGGGCTTACGGGGAAACCGCGCTTATAAAATCCATCCGGGTAGGGGATGAGGACATTTTCTGGGAGCTTCTGCGGGCCGGGGCCGATGTGACCGCCCGGGATGATGATGGCCTGACGGCCCTGATGACCGCGGCGGAGTTTGGGGACGAGGATTTCGTAAAAACCCTGCTGGACAAGGGCGCCGGGGCGAACACCGGCGATGTGGAAAATTTCACCCCGCTTATGGGCGCGGCGCAAAACGGCGGCGCCCAGATAATCCGCCTGTTGATCCAGCGCGGAGCGCAAGTGGACGCCAAGGACAAGTTCGGCTTCACCGCCCTGCATTACGCCACCCAGGCCGATGGCGCGGAAGCCGTAATAGCCCTGCTGGAAGCCGGGGCAGACCCCAAAGTGAAAAACAACGAAGGGAAAACCCCCGCGAACATCGCCGGTGAGGAGGAAAACGAAGCGGCGATAGCCGCGTTAAAACGGGCTGGGGGGTGA
- a CDS encoding YkgJ family cysteine cluster protein: protein MEKLAGEPGQPEEETARTRWKSMVCMTCGACCFSPVIPISETDFDGFYGRLALPVAKKDFAEKFLQDPGSIGPTHYIETEKTGGRCMFLSRKGYFDCVAWNLRPGVCAEYFCWEMVNFEKWMNGEPQDIFSADASFEDNMALLLKLVSQDSPLSVFPQEMARYIAISSKEKAPSYFESHPKEFGGPAR from the coding sequence ATGGAAAAACTCGCGGGAGAACCCGGCCAGCCGGAGGAGGAAACCGCCAGGACCCGCTGGAAGTCCATGGTGTGCATGACCTGCGGAGCATGCTGTTTTTCCCCGGTCATACCCATTTCCGAAACGGATTTTGACGGGTTTTACGGGCGGCTTGCCCTGCCGGTCGCCAAAAAGGATTTTGCGGAGAAGTTCCTGCAAGACCCTGGCTCCATAGGCCCCACCCATTATATAGAGACGGAAAAAACCGGCGGCAGATGCATGTTCCTCTCCAGGAAAGGTTATTTCGATTGCGTGGCGTGGAACCTGCGCCCCGGCGTGTGCGCAGAGTATTTCTGCTGGGAGATGGTCAATTTTGAAAAATGGATGAACGGCGAGCCGCAGGATATTTTTTCGGCCGACGCCTCGTTCGAAGACAATATGGCCCTCCTGTTGAAGCTGGTGTCGCAGGATTCGCCATTATCGGTTTTCCCGCAGGAAATGGCCAGGTACATCGCAATATCGTCTAAGGAAAAGGCCCCGTCTTACTTCGAGTCCCACCCCAAAGAGTTCGGCGGACCGGCAAGGTGA
- a CDS encoding CoA pyrophosphatase codes for MVVEDVLELIKPALLGEPQRKSTTRVKAAVLIPIASHKGQAVLGFIRRSAKLPLHAGQISFPGGRIEKGETVLTAALRETEEETGIGGNMVTVAGHLPVLQTVSTGFAVWPVVGVINGAPEIKVSPVEVEEFFWAPVSHFLEPANLERRTEILRGESAPRPAYHYHGHEVWGLTLRIIQIMLNSAQTDGGEYV; via the coding sequence ATGGTGGTTGAAGATGTTTTAGAGCTTATAAAACCGGCTCTTCTCGGTGAGCCACAACGCAAGAGCACTACCCGTGTGAAGGCGGCGGTGCTGATACCCATCGCAAGCCACAAAGGACAGGCGGTTCTCGGCTTCATACGGCGTTCGGCCAAACTGCCTCTGCACGCCGGGCAAATTTCGTTTCCCGGCGGCAGGATTGAAAAGGGGGAAACAGTGTTGACCGCCGCCCTGCGGGAAACCGAGGAGGAAACCGGGATAGGCGGAAACATGGTCACCGTCGCTGGTCACTTGCCGGTGTTGCAGACAGTCAGCACCGGTTTTGCGGTGTGGCCTGTGGTGGGCGTTATAAACGGGGCGCCAGAGATAAAAGTGTCGCCGGTGGAGGTGGAGGAGTTTTTCTGGGCGCCGGTCTCCCATTTTCTGGAACCTGCCAATCTGGAACGGAGGACGGAAATTCTGAGAGGTGAAAGCGCTCCCCGCCCGGCATATCATTACCATGGCCATGAAGTATGGGGCTTGACGCTCCGCATAATCCAGATAATGCTAAACTCCGCCCAAACAGATGGCGGGGAGTATGTATGA
- a CDS encoding MltA domain-containing protein: protein MSASGSFKRLLAVIALALMPSCAPFIRPEAKPAPLTFVKTGAIPDLTMDLTDGPIVSALERSIEALAAKDPAALITVGGMSVTNGDIDRSARRLLEIIHIEKDPAKRIAIIQREFGIYRYAQEPSGVETLFTGYYLPFIRASREKTDSYKWPIYALPEDLVTADLGLFHNELKGRKITGRVENGKLAPYHDRQAIDLDGALAARGLEIAWANDPFDLFVMSVQGSGRAVFEDGSSVFLNYAGSNGRAYRSIGKTLIERGAVKKEDMSLNAIRRWTDENPEKMFELLFTNPSYVFYRAMEDGPFGSTGVKLTAGRSVAVDPAYYPEHAILLVSLDLPEVKDGVVMGWKQTARLAIAQDRGGAIKGPGRMDIYFGEGPEAGATAGLLKQTGPAYFLILKSTTRQ from the coding sequence ATGTCCGCATCCGGTTCCTTTAAGCGCCTTTTAGCGGTTATCGCACTGGCGTTAATGCCTTCCTGCGCGCCTTTCATCCGGCCCGAAGCCAAACCCGCTCCATTAACGTTCGTTAAAACCGGGGCCATACCCGATTTGACAATGGATTTGACGGACGGCCCGATTGTGTCCGCGCTGGAACGGTCGATAGAAGCCCTTGCCGCCAAAGATCCCGCCGCACTTATAACCGTGGGAGGCATGAGCGTTACCAATGGAGATATCGACAGGTCCGCCCGGCGGTTGCTTGAGATTATACATATTGAGAAAGACCCGGCAAAACGAATCGCGATAATCCAGCGTGAGTTCGGCATTTACCGCTATGCGCAAGAGCCCAGCGGGGTGGAGACCCTGTTCACCGGATACTACTTGCCTTTCATCAGGGCTTCCCGTGAAAAAACGGATTCTTATAAATGGCCCATCTACGCTTTGCCGGAAGATTTGGTAACGGCGGACCTGGGCCTGTTCCACAACGAGCTTAAGGGGCGCAAAATAACCGGCAGGGTGGAGAACGGAAAACTTGCGCCATATCATGACCGGCAGGCCATAGACCTGGACGGGGCGCTGGCGGCCCGGGGGCTTGAGATTGCCTGGGCAAACGACCCATTCGATCTATTCGTTATGAGCGTCCAAGGCTCCGGCAGGGCGGTCTTTGAGGATGGCTCCTCTGTTTTCCTGAATTACGCTGGAAGTAACGGCCGGGCCTACCGCTCCATCGGCAAAACGCTGATAGAGCGGGGTGCGGTGAAAAAAGAGGATATGTCGTTAAATGCCATCCGCAGGTGGACGGACGAAAACCCGGAGAAGATGTTCGAGCTTTTATTTACAAATCCCAGTTATGTGTTCTACCGGGCCATGGAGGATGGGCCTTTCGGATCTACTGGAGTGAAACTCACGGCGGGCCGGTCGGTGGCGGTGGATCCGGCCTATTACCCGGAACACGCCATATTGCTGGTTTCGCTGGACCTGCCGGAAGTAAAAGATGGGGTGGTTATGGGCTGGAAGCAAACAGCCCGTCTGGCGATAGCGCAGGACAGGGGCGGAGCGATAAAAGGCCCGGGACGGATGGATATTTATTTCGGCGAAGGGCCGGAAGCTGGCGCCACCGCCGGCCTGTTAAAACAGACCGGCCCGGCGTATTTCCTGATATTAAAGAGCACCACCCGGCAATAA
- a CDS encoding alkylphosphonate utilization protein — MDTLPNCPKCNSELTYEDRGMYICPECAHEWPKDDVHAERSESAEVRDAVGNVLKDGDTVTVIKNLKVKGSSLVVKVGTKVKNIRLVEGDHDIDCKIDGIGSMGLKSEFVKKA, encoded by the coding sequence ATGGACACGTTACCCAACTGCCCCAAATGCAACTCCGAACTCACCTACGAAGACCGCGGTATGTATATCTGCCCGGAATGCGCTCATGAGTGGCCGAAGGATGACGTCCATGCAGAGCGTTCTGAATCGGCAGAAGTTCGTGATGCGGTGGGAAATGTCCTTAAGGATGGCGATACAGTCACGGTGATCAAGAATCTAAAGGTCAAAGGATCGTCCCTGGTAGTGAAAGTGGGCACAAAGGTCAAAAATATCCGCCTGGTCGAAGGTGATCACGATATCGATTGCAAGATAGATGGCATTGGTTCCATGGGTCTGAAATCGGAGTTTGTGAAAAAGGCGTAA
- a CDS encoding HD domain-containing protein: protein MSYSELIDRAITFASLAHHGQYRESPEKVIPFISYPSAVGFILQRAGYRDEVVAAGILGCVLEKSETTPGQLMEFGDEVYKLTLSVSEPDKVASQKTRQENYYAKFASGDDESRAVALAMNIQRMRHDIASIKAGYNPCRKLKKGPAQKYESWERLILFLERDNIAHRLKDEYRATLDELKDRAERAGYMDAPA from the coding sequence ATGAGCTATTCGGAGCTTATAGACAGGGCAATAACCTTCGCATCGCTGGCCCATCACGGCCAGTACCGGGAAAGCCCGGAGAAGGTGATACCGTTCATTTCATATCCGTCAGCGGTTGGCTTCATTTTGCAACGGGCCGGTTATCGCGACGAGGTGGTGGCCGCCGGTATATTGGGTTGTGTACTGGAGAAAAGCGAGACCACCCCGGGCCAGCTTATGGAATTTGGTGACGAGGTTTATAAATTGACCCTTAGCGTTTCCGAGCCGGACAAGGTTGCCTCCCAAAAAACGAGGCAGGAGAATTATTACGCCAAATTCGCAAGCGGAGATGATGAAAGCCGCGCCGTGGCCCTGGCTATGAACATCCAGCGGATGCGGCATGACATCGCCTCCATAAAAGCTGGCTACAATCCGTGCCGGAAGTTGAAAAAAGGCCCCGCCCAGAAGTATGAGAGCTGGGAAAGGCTTATCCTGTTTCTTGAGAGGGACAATATCGCCCACCGGCTAAAGGATGAATACCGCGCCACCCTGGACGAATTGAAGGACAGGGCGGAGCGGGCGGGGTATATGGACGCGCCAGCCTAA
- a CDS encoding protein-L-isoaspartate(D-aspartate) O-methyltransferase — MRNQKPTGSNAVKLTAAIRSFEGDAAEPRRRKLVEELKAGGITDPRVLECVRALPRHLFFDTALTSMAYDNNALPIGKNQTISRPYTVAFMTQVAELAGDETVLEIGTGSGYQTAVLSLMCSRVITVERINSLSNKARKVFNHLGLSNIMCLVGDGSLGAEKHGPYDAILVTAVAPSLPEPLIKQLKTGGRLVAPVGTGPEQKLVLARKRKWGVDVKELEDCRFVPLVGERGFGKNVGLVKPHSANAAPAPRTRK, encoded by the coding sequence ATGCGAAATCAAAAGCCCACCGGGTCGAATGCCGTAAAACTTACGGCGGCTATCAGGTCTTTTGAGGGTGACGCCGCCGAGCCGCGCAGGCGCAAGCTTGTCGAAGAGCTGAAGGCCGGGGGGATAACCGACCCTCGCGTTTTGGAATGCGTCCGCGCCCTTCCGCGCCACCTTTTTTTCGATACCGCGCTTACCTCCATGGCCTACGACAACAACGCCCTGCCCATCGGGAAGAACCAGACCATCAGCAGGCCATACACCGTGGCCTTTATGACCCAGGTGGCGGAGCTTGCCGGAGACGAAACCGTGCTGGAGATAGGCACCGGCTCCGGCTATCAAACGGCGGTGTTGAGCCTGATGTGCTCACGCGTGATAACCGTGGAAAGGATAAACAGCCTGTCCAACAAGGCCCGGAAGGTTTTCAACCACCTTGGGTTGTCCAACATAATGTGCCTTGTGGGGGACGGTAGCCTGGGCGCGGAGAAACACGGCCCCTACGACGCCATACTGGTGACCGCAGTGGCCCCAAGCCTGCCGGAGCCGCTTATAAAACAGTTGAAGACCGGGGGGCGGCTGGTGGCCCCTGTGGGTACTGGTCCGGAACAAAAGCTGGTTCTGGCGCGCAAACGCAAATGGGGGGTGGATGTAAAAGAGCTGGAGGATTGCCGGTTCGTCCCCCTGGTGGGTGAGCGGGGGTTTGGCAAAAACGTGGGACTCGTGAAGCCTCACTCAGCGAATGCCGCCCCTGCGCCGCGAACCAGAAAATAG
- a CDS encoding SAM-dependent chlorinase/fluorinase has protein sequence MAIITLTTDFGITDPFVGVMKGVMLSINPSARFVDITHEIEPQNIKQAVYVISSSFEYFPAGSIHLCVVDPGVGSERKPLAFEAEGHFFVGPDNGIFTEVARKRKPAQIREITNPAYMLEKISATFHGRDIFAPSAAHLSMGAPLESFGPRLANLKSMDLPWEMRPSPNLLVGEIIYIDQFGNAITNLTRALIEKTARELNSSVIKVELEEASVDGILPHYSAAGDEDTLSATFGSWDTLELFVKNGDAALLYGLETETDVRIRFL, from the coding sequence GTGGCTATAATAACCCTGACAACGGATTTCGGGATTACCGACCCGTTCGTGGGGGTTATGAAGGGTGTAATGCTCTCCATCAACCCTTCCGCCCGGTTTGTGGACATCACCCACGAGATAGAGCCCCAGAACATAAAACAGGCGGTGTACGTTATAAGCTCATCGTTCGAATATTTCCCGGCGGGCTCCATACACCTTTGCGTGGTGGATCCTGGCGTAGGCTCGGAACGAAAACCTTTGGCGTTCGAGGCGGAGGGGCATTTTTTCGTGGGGCCGGACAACGGTATTTTCACCGAGGTGGCCCGCAAACGCAAACCGGCCCAGATACGGGAAATAACAAACCCCGCCTACATGTTGGAAAAAATATCCGCCACATTCCACGGGCGGGACATTTTCGCCCCTTCAGCGGCCCATCTTTCCATGGGGGCTCCGCTTGAGTCTTTCGGCCCCAGGCTTGCCAACTTGAAAAGCATGGATCTCCCGTGGGAAATGCGCCCCTCACCCAACCTTTTAGTGGGAGAGATAATTTATATAGACCAGTTCGGCAACGCCATAACAAACCTGACCCGCGCGCTGATAGAAAAAACGGCGCGGGAGCTTAACTCCTCAGTCATTAAAGTGGAACTGGAGGAGGCCAGCGTGGACGGCATTCTTCCCCACTATTCAGCCGCCGGGGATGAAGACACCTTATCGGCCACCTTTGGAAGCTGGGACACGCTGGAGCTTTTCGTGAAAAACGGCGATGCGGCCCTGCTCTACGGGCTGGAGACAGAGACTGATGTCCGCATCCGGTTCCTTTAA